Proteins encoded together in one Chrysemys picta bellii isolate R12L10 chromosome 22, ASM1138683v2, whole genome shotgun sequence window:
- the LOC122172117 gene encoding hepatic lectin-like: MDKDRLQDELHMFRDRNYLRQKLRSSRTVYVLLALSYLLILILFAVSLSRVSMLSSQLNEMRNEVKRNNSSNNFKLFPCGPEAREWEYFSGKCYFFSLRETSWQRAKVLCEEEHSRLAIINSRTKQNFIMYRTRNQRFWIGLSDQNSEGEWKWIDGSDSTTGFTYWKEGEPNNSGQNEDCAHVWTYGEWNDVHCTYECYYICEKPAPP, translated from the exons ATGGACAAGGACAGGCTTCAAGATGAGCTGCACATGTTTAGAG ACAGAAACTACCTCCGGCAGAAGCTGAGATCCTCCCGCACAGTCTACGTGCTGCTGGCGCTTTCTTACCTGCTGATCCTCATCCTGTTTGCGGTGTCACTCTCCAGAG TTTCAATGCTCTCTTCACAACTGAATGAAATGCGCAATGAAGTGAAACGGAATAATTCCAGCAACAATTTCAAAC TGTTCCCGTGCGGTCCTGAGGCCCGGGAATGGGAATACTTCAGTGGGAAATGTTACTTCTTCTCCTTGCGTGAGACATCTTGGCAGAGGGCGAAGGTGCTGTGCGAGGAGGAGCATTCACGCCTGGCCATCATTAACAGCCGCACCAAGCAG AATTTTATCATGTACAGGACACGCAACCAGCGCTTCTGGATCGGCCTCTCAGACCAGAATTCAGAAGGGGAGTGGAAATGGATCGACGGGAGCGACTCCACAACTGGTTTCAC GTACTGGAAGGAGGGGGAGCCCAACAACAGTGGCCAGAATGAGGACTGTGCGCACGTCTGGACCTACGGGGAGTGGAACGACGTGCATTGCACATACGAGTGCTACTACATCTGTGAAAAGCCTGCACCTCCATGA